In one Mycobacterium heckeshornense genomic region, the following are encoded:
- the cydD gene encoding thiol reductant ABC exporter subunit CydD: MRRFLVATVGCGVVISGCAIVSAIVLAHIVAGVITDPSSRHVRQWVSGLSILLILWTLRTLAHWLQARLAQRGASSVIADLCAQVLTSVTAQAPRQLAAQREAAAAVVTRGLDGLRPYFTRYLPALLLAAILTPATVVVLAVDDPRSAAIALITLPLIPVFMVLIGVTTAQRSAAALAAMTALQAKLLDLIAGIPTLRALGRAAGPERRIAELTAAHRRSSMATLRIAFLSALVLELLATLGVALIAVGIGLRLVFGQMSLAAGLTALLLAPDVYWPLRRVGVEFHAAQDGRTAADKAFALIDKPPSARPARRIDGARGATIRVENLSVHGRDGAAPRNLTAVIEPARVTVLTGRNGAGKSTALQVIAGLVAPSTGRVTVAGIDIADLDPASWWQQLSWLPQRPVLLPGTVADNLNLFGELTDPDTACRAVQFDNVVAELPDGLQTALGRDGAGLSLGQRQRLALARALGSPAPVLLLDEPTAHLDADTEARVLGAVVERARAGATVVVVAHREQVIEIADQVVAVSAEPHAYV, translated from the coding sequence CTGCGCCGTTTCCTGGTCGCCACCGTGGGCTGTGGCGTGGTGATCTCGGGCTGCGCGATTGTCTCAGCGATCGTGTTGGCGCACATCGTGGCCGGGGTCATCACCGATCCGTCCTCCCGCCATGTGCGGCAGTGGGTATCGGGATTGTCAATCCTGTTGATACTGTGGACGCTTCGCACACTGGCGCACTGGCTGCAGGCCCGGTTGGCGCAGCGCGGTGCCAGCTCGGTGATCGCCGACCTATGCGCGCAAGTCTTGACTTCGGTGACGGCACAGGCGCCGAGACAACTGGCGGCGCAGCGCGAGGCCGCCGCTGCGGTGGTAACCCGCGGTCTGGATGGATTACGGCCATACTTCACCAGATATCTGCCCGCGTTGCTGCTTGCCGCCATCCTGACCCCGGCCACCGTCGTGGTGCTGGCGGTCGACGACCCGCGATCAGCGGCGATTGCGTTGATCACGTTGCCGCTCATACCGGTGTTCATGGTTCTGATCGGCGTGACGACTGCTCAGCGATCCGCGGCAGCACTGGCCGCCATGACCGCACTGCAGGCCAAGTTGTTGGACCTGATCGCCGGCATTCCCACGCTGCGGGCATTGGGGCGTGCCGCCGGTCCGGAACGGCGCATCGCCGAATTGACTGCCGCACACCGACGTTCGTCCATGGCGACGCTGCGGATCGCCTTCTTGTCGGCATTGGTGCTCGAACTGCTGGCCACGCTGGGCGTCGCGTTGATCGCTGTCGGAATCGGTCTGCGTCTGGTGTTCGGGCAGATGAGTCTGGCCGCCGGTTTGACGGCCTTGCTGCTCGCCCCCGACGTGTACTGGCCGCTGCGGCGCGTCGGCGTGGAATTCCATGCCGCCCAGGACGGCAGGACGGCAGCCGATAAAGCCTTCGCGCTCATCGACAAGCCGCCGAGCGCCCGGCCCGCGCGGCGAATCGACGGCGCCCGGGGTGCCACGATTCGAGTCGAAAACCTCAGCGTCCACGGCCGCGACGGCGCCGCACCACGGAATCTCACCGCCGTGATCGAACCGGCCCGGGTCACGGTGTTGACCGGTCGAAACGGGGCGGGCAAGAGCACCGCACTGCAGGTCATCGCCGGACTCGTCGCACCGAGCACCGGCAGGGTGACCGTAGCGGGCATCGATATCGCCGACCTCGACCCGGCCAGCTGGTGGCAGCAGCTGTCCTGGCTGCCGCAGCGCCCGGTACTGCTCCCCGGCACTGTCGCGGACAACCTGAACCTCTTCGGCGAGCTGACTGATCCTGACACAGCCTGTCGTGCAGTGCAATTCGACAATGTGGTGGCGGAGTTGCCCGACGGGTTGCAGACCGCCCTGGGTCGCGATGGGGCGGGGTTGTCGCTCGGACAGCGTCAACGCTTGGCTTTGGCGCGTGCGCTCGGATCCCCGGCACCCGTGCTGCTTTTGGACGAGCCGACCGCACACCTCGACGCCGACACCGAGGCTCGGGTTCTGGGTGCCGTCGTCGAGCGTGCGCGGGCAGGGGCCACCGTGGTGGTGGTCGCCCATCGCGAGCAGGTCATCGAGATCGCTGACCAGGTGGTGGCGGTGAGCGCCGAGCCCCATGCGTATGTCTGA
- the cydC gene encoding thiol reductant ABC exporter subunit CydC: MRMSETLLTAAGLLRPRLSRLLLAVTLGVLALSSALALAGVSAWLITRAWQMPPVLDLSVAVVMVRALAISRGVLHYCERLATHDTALRSAGSARARIYQRLARGPVDAVARLHSGQLVSRVGADVDELANVLVRALLPIAVATVLAVAATTVVAAISAPAAVVLAVCLLAAGVVAPYLAARATTTQQTVARQYLSERDAAAMIALEHAPELRVGGRLAGVIAEATRRQRRWADVLDAAAKPAAVAEAMPTAAVGASVLGAVVAGISMASSVAPTTLAILMLLPLSAFEATGALPDAAIQLTRSRIAARRLRDVIGSDAASPVARTATSPPEASARLCAVGIRTAHPDATGSARVSVDLPAGARLAVTGPSGCGKTTLLMTLAGLLPPLQGRVELNGTPIQLLREPELRRAVCFFAEDAHIFTTTVRDNLLVARGDCGDDELTAALQRVGLGRWLADLPDGLATMLSGGAQALSAGQRRRLLLARAMISPARILLLDEPTEHLDAADAEILLRDVLEPDGGLMGAARTVVVATHQLPNDIRCPQLRLGCDR, encoded by the coding sequence ATGCGTATGTCTGAAACGCTGCTGACCGCGGCCGGGTTGCTGCGGCCTCGGCTGTCTCGTCTTCTGCTCGCCGTGACGCTCGGTGTGCTGGCGTTGAGCAGTGCGCTGGCGCTGGCCGGGGTCTCGGCGTGGCTGATCACGCGCGCCTGGCAGATGCCGCCGGTGCTGGACCTGTCGGTGGCCGTCGTCATGGTGCGGGCGCTGGCGATTTCTCGCGGCGTGCTGCACTACTGCGAGCGGCTGGCCACCCACGACACCGCCCTGCGGTCCGCGGGCAGCGCCCGGGCCCGAATCTATCAACGCCTGGCCCGCGGACCGGTCGATGCCGTGGCGCGGCTGCACAGCGGCCAGCTGGTGAGCAGGGTCGGCGCCGATGTCGACGAGTTGGCAAATGTGCTGGTGCGCGCGCTGTTACCAATCGCGGTTGCCACGGTCCTGGCGGTGGCGGCAACGACGGTCGTCGCCGCCATCTCGGCTCCGGCGGCAGTCGTGCTCGCGGTGTGCCTGCTCGCCGCCGGCGTTGTGGCACCCTACCTGGCCGCCAGAGCAACCACGACACAGCAAACCGTTGCACGCCAATATCTTTCCGAGCGCGACGCGGCAGCCATGATCGCTCTCGAGCACGCGCCCGAGCTCCGGGTCGGTGGCAGGCTGGCTGGCGTCATCGCGGAAGCTACCCGGCGACAACGCCGGTGGGCCGATGTGCTGGACGCGGCGGCGAAACCGGCCGCCGTCGCCGAGGCGATGCCCACCGCCGCGGTCGGGGCCAGCGTGCTGGGAGCCGTGGTGGCCGGTATCTCAATGGCGTCCTCGGTCGCGCCGACCACGCTGGCGATTCTGATGTTGCTCCCGTTGTCGGCGTTCGAGGCGACGGGTGCGCTGCCCGACGCCGCAATCCAGCTGACCCGCTCGCGGATCGCCGCGCGCCGCCTGCGCGACGTGATCGGGTCCGATGCGGCGAGCCCGGTTGCCCGCACCGCGACGTCCCCGCCGGAAGCGTCAGCTCGGCTGTGCGCCGTCGGTATCCGTACGGCTCACCCCGACGCGACCGGCTCGGCGCGGGTGAGCGTGGATTTGCCGGCCGGCGCCAGGCTGGCGGTCACCGGTCCCAGCGGCTGCGGCAAGACCACGCTGTTGATGACGCTCGCCGGCCTGCTGCCGCCGCTGCAGGGCCGCGTCGAGCTGAACGGGACGCCGATCCAGCTGCTGCGTGAACCCGAATTGCGAAGGGCGGTATGCTTTTTCGCCGAAGACGCCCACATCTTCACCACCACCGTCCGGGACAACTTGCTGGTGGCGCGCGGTGACTGCGGCGACGACGAGCTCACAGCGGCTTTGCAGCGCGTCGGCCTGGGTCGCTGGCTGGCCGATCTGCCCGATGGCCTGGCGACAATGCTGAGCGGAGGCGCGCAAGCGTTGTCGGCGGGTCAGCGCAGGCGGTTGCTGTTGGCCCGTGCGATGATCTCGCCCGCTCGCATCCTGCTGCTCGACGAGCCGACCGAGCACCTCGACGCCGCCGACGCCGAAATCCTCTTGCGCGACGTGCTCGAGCCCGACGGCGGGCTGATGGGCGCGGCGCGGACCGTGGTAGTGGCTACTCACCAGCTGCCCAACGACATCCGGTGTCCGCAACTGCGCCTCGGTTGCGACAGGTAG
- a CDS encoding DUF4190 domain-containing protein: MTVSPDQPSDTPPPYRPYPYPYPPQQQPYPPFPVPPRGPRNGLGTASLVLAVIALLGVWSVFGGVILGGAAIVLGIAAYARVRRGEANNGGVAVAGIVLGAIAIGVGLVFVAIWAALWHDIGGGDYIDCLQRAGSNPVLRQHCVDRFRKSVENRLSVTLTP; the protein is encoded by the coding sequence ATGACAGTTTCCCCGGACCAACCCTCCGACACCCCGCCACCCTACCGGCCCTATCCCTACCCCTATCCCCCGCAACAACAGCCGTACCCACCGTTTCCGGTACCGCCGCGCGGCCCGCGCAACGGCTTGGGCACCGCGTCGTTGGTACTCGCCGTCATCGCGCTGCTGGGGGTGTGGTCGGTGTTCGGTGGCGTCATCCTCGGCGGTGCGGCCATCGTGCTGGGAATCGCTGCTTACGCGCGAGTTCGTCGCGGTGAAGCCAACAACGGCGGCGTCGCGGTCGCCGGGATCGTGCTGGGCGCCATAGCCATTGGCGTCGGGCTGGTCTTCGTCGCGATCTGGGCGGCGCTATGGCACGACATCGGCGGCGGCGACTACATCGATTGCTTGCAGCGGGCCGGGTCGAATCCGGTACTGCGACAGCACTGCGTGGATCGGTTTCGCAAGAGCGTCGAAAACAGGCTCAGCGTCACCCTCACCCCGTGA
- a CDS encoding bifunctional lysylphosphatidylglycerol flippase/synthetase MprF — translation MNTSSVDVTPKLRPSERVVVHVDSPAARWIGALALLSAACWLVALIAHDHRHPDWQATGRLAWSLTVLAAVALIARGIFLGRPVTALHASIAVLVLFAGLGAHVLSFDLLGDVLIAGSGLALMWPTSARPRAADLPRVWALINATSGDPLAPFAMQTGKCYHFSADGNAALAYRTRIGYAVVSGDPIGDEVQFPQLVADFAAQCHTRGWRLVVLACSERRLHLWTDPTVIGQSLRAIPIGRDVVIDVATFEMVGRKFRNLRQAVQRTHNFGVTTEIAAEQELDDELLAELTEVLRASPSGAHTERGFCMSLDGALEGRYPGVQLIIARDASGKVQGFHRYATAGRGSDISLDVPWRRRGAPNGLDERLSVDMVMAAKHMGAQRLSLAFAAFPEIFDEKQRTRMQSLFYRLIHLLDPLIALESLYRYLRKFHSLDGRRYVLVQLRQLFPLLYVLLSLEFMPRRRRL, via the coding sequence ACGCCCAAGCTGCGCCCCAGCGAGCGCGTGGTCGTGCACGTCGACTCCCCGGCCGCCCGGTGGATCGGCGCATTGGCCCTGCTCAGCGCGGCATGCTGGCTGGTCGCCCTGATAGCCCATGACCACCGTCACCCCGACTGGCAGGCCACTGGCCGGCTGGCGTGGTCGCTGACCGTGCTGGCCGCCGTGGCGCTGATCGCTCGCGGCATCTTTCTCGGCCGGCCGGTCACCGCTTTGCACGCCAGCATCGCCGTCCTCGTGCTGTTCGCCGGGCTGGGCGCACACGTGCTGTCCTTCGACCTGCTGGGCGACGTGCTGATCGCGGGTTCGGGTCTGGCGCTGATGTGGCCGACATCGGCCCGGCCGCGGGCAGCCGACCTGCCGCGGGTGTGGGCGCTGATCAACGCCACCAGCGGTGACCCGCTGGCGCCGTTTGCCATGCAGACGGGCAAGTGTTACCACTTCAGCGCGGACGGCAACGCGGCCCTGGCGTATCGCACCCGGATCGGGTACGCGGTGGTCAGCGGCGACCCGATCGGCGATGAGGTGCAGTTCCCGCAGTTGGTGGCCGACTTCGCCGCGCAGTGTCATACCCGCGGTTGGCGGCTGGTCGTGCTGGCGTGCAGCGAGCGACGGCTGCACCTGTGGACCGACCCGACGGTAATAGGACAATCGTTGCGGGCCATACCGATTGGCCGAGACGTCGTCATCGACGTGGCCACCTTCGAGATGGTGGGGCGCAAGTTCCGCAACCTGCGGCAGGCCGTCCAGCGCACCCACAACTTCGGTGTCACCACCGAAATTGCCGCCGAACAGGAACTCGACGACGAACTGTTGGCCGAGCTGACCGAGGTGTTGCGCGCATCCCCCAGCGGGGCCCACACCGAACGCGGTTTCTGCATGTCCCTCGACGGCGCATTGGAAGGCCGCTACCCGGGGGTGCAGCTGATCATCGCGCGTGACGCGTCGGGCAAAGTGCAGGGGTTTCACCGTTACGCGACCGCCGGCCGCGGCAGCGACATCAGCCTCGACGTGCCGTGGCGTCGCCGGGGAGCGCCCAACGGGCTCGACGAACGGTTGTCCGTCGATATGGTGATGGCCGCCAAACATATGGGCGCCCAACGGTTGTCGCTGGCATTTGCGGCGTTCCCGGAAATCTTCGACGAAAAGCAGCGCACCCGGATGCAGAGCCTGTTCTACCGGCTGATCCATCTACTGGATCCACTGATCGCGTTGGAGTCGTTGTACCGATATCTGCGCAAATTCCACTCGCTGGACGGCCGGCGCTACGTGCTGGTGCAGTTGCGGCAGTTGTTCCCGCTGCTATATGTGTTGTTGTCGCTGGAGTTCATGCCCCGCCGGCGCCGGCTGTAG